Proteins co-encoded in one uncultured Draconibacterium sp. genomic window:
- a CDS encoding aminotransferase class I/II-fold pyridoxal phosphate-dependent enzyme, whose product MDIFDKFRNNKGDIGKWMDQIHGYFAFPKLEGEIAARMNFRGKEVLTWSLNNYLGLANHPEVRKADAEAAAQYGMAYPMGARMMSGQTVKHEQLERELAAFVSKPDAFLLNYGYQGMVSAIDVLASRNDVIVYDSESHACIMDGVFLHKAKGGKSFVYQHNDMEKCRKMLGFATKRAAETGGGILLITEGVFGMTGQVGKLDEIVALKKEFDFRLFVDDAHGFGTMGPTGAGSGEHFGVQDGIDIYFGTFAKAMAGIGGFVACETDICYILRYNMRSQTFAKSLPMPMTIGALKRLDMIRTMPELREQLWTVVNALQGGLKEAGFDLGKTNTQVTPVYMKGGEEEATQMIYDLRENYGIFCSMVVYPVIPKGEILLRLIPTAMHTLEDVEITLQAFKETRKKLVAGEYRTGEIAKVDVDM is encoded by the coding sequence GTGGATATATTTGATAAATTCAGAAATAATAAAGGTGATATTGGCAAGTGGATGGACCAAATTCACGGGTATTTTGCGTTTCCAAAACTGGAAGGTGAAATTGCAGCCAGAATGAATTTCCGTGGTAAAGAAGTATTGACATGGAGTTTGAATAACTACCTGGGATTGGCCAACCACCCGGAGGTTAGAAAAGCTGATGCTGAAGCCGCAGCACAGTATGGTATGGCTTACCCAATGGGAGCCAGAATGATGTCGGGACAAACAGTTAAACACGAACAACTGGAGCGCGAGTTAGCCGCTTTTGTGAGCAAACCCGATGCATTTTTATTAAACTACGGTTACCAGGGAATGGTTTCAGCAATTGATGTGCTTGCCAGCCGCAACGATGTTATTGTTTACGATTCGGAATCGCACGCATGTATTATGGACGGAGTTTTCCTTCATAAAGCAAAAGGTGGAAAAAGTTTTGTGTACCAACACAACGATATGGAGAAATGCCGCAAAATGTTAGGTTTTGCAACAAAACGCGCTGCAGAAACAGGTGGTGGTATTTTATTAATTACTGAAGGTGTTTTCGGTATGACCGGTCAGGTTGGAAAACTTGATGAGATTGTTGCTCTGAAAAAAGAATTCGATTTCCGTTTGTTTGTTGACGATGCACACGGTTTTGGAACAATGGGACCAACAGGTGCCGGTTCGGGTGAGCATTTTGGCGTTCAGGATGGAATTGATATTTATTTCGGAACATTTGCAAAAGCAATGGCCGGAATTGGTGGATTTGTTGCCTGCGAAACTGATATCTGCTACATTTTGCGTTACAATATGCGTTCGCAAACTTTTGCGAAATCGTTGCCAATGCCAATGACAATTGGAGCATTGAAACGTTTAGATATGATACGTACTATGCCTGAATTGCGTGAACAACTTTGGACAGTCGTTAACGCGCTGCAAGGCGGATTGAAAGAAGCCGGTTTTGATCTTGGAAAAACCAATACACAGGTTACTCCGGTTTATATGAAAGGTGGAGAGGAAGAAGCAACTCAAATGATTTACGACCTTCGGGAGAATTACGGAATTTTCTGCTCAATGGTAGTTTACCCTGTGATTCCTAAAGGCGAGATTCTGCTACGTTTAATACCAACAGCAATGCATACTTTAGAAGATGTTGAAATTACATTACAAGCTTTTAAAGAAACCCGTAAAAAACTGGTTGCCGGCGAATATCGTACTGGTGAAATTGCAAAAGTTGATGTGGATATGTAA
- the bamD gene encoding outer membrane protein assembly factor BamD → MRFLGIGLLVILLITASCGDYNKIVKSTDYEFKYKKAVEYYEDGEYVRSATLFRELVNIYRGTSRADKIYYYYAKSMIGQKDYLMAGHYFKSLVKEFPTSEYVEEAQFMIGYCSYLLSPKPRLDQQVTQQAIDALQLYINLYPYSDRVDEANRLIDELKDKLVYKSYLSAKLYYDFEQYKAAVIALGNCLDKYPESKYREELKFMLLKSKYLLAEKSVVEKQKERYTNALDEYFSFIDEYPESEHKKEVDKFYEKASEILNYKEENDLNIN, encoded by the coding sequence ATGAGATTTTTGGGGATCGGACTACTAGTAATTTTATTGATCACAGCTTCGTGCGGAGACTACAACAAAATTGTAAAAAGTACCGATTACGAGTTTAAATACAAAAAAGCTGTAGAGTATTACGAAGACGGCGAATATGTACGTTCAGCAACACTTTTCAGAGAATTGGTGAACATTTATCGCGGAACCTCACGAGCTGACAAAATTTATTATTACTATGCAAAAAGTATGATCGGTCAGAAAGACTATTTGATGGCGGGGCATTATTTTAAGTCATTGGTGAAAGAGTTTCCAACAAGCGAATATGTTGAGGAGGCACAATTTATGATTGGCTACTGCTCTTATTTATTGTCGCCAAAGCCAAGGCTCGATCAGCAGGTAACTCAACAGGCTATTGATGCACTACAATTATACATTAACTTGTATCCGTATAGCGATCGCGTTGACGAAGCTAACCGCTTAATTGACGAATTGAAAGATAAATTGGTATATAAATCGTATTTAAGTGCTAAATTGTACTACGATTTTGAACAATACAAAGCAGCGGTAATTGCATTAGGTAATTGTCTTGATAAATATCCTGAAAGTAAATATCGCGAGGAATTGAAATTTATGTTGTTAAAATCGAAGTATTTGCTGGCTGAAAAAAGTGTCGTTGAAAAACAAAAGGAACGATATACAAATGCGCTCGACGAATATTTTTCATTTATCGATGAATATCCCGAGAGTGAACACAAAAAAGAGGTAGATAAATTTTACGAAAAAGCCTCTGAGATATTGAATTATAAAGAAGAAAATGATTTAAACATTAATTAG
- a CDS encoding DNA-directed RNA polymerase subunit omega has protein sequence MDYKKTKAAPSTISRDLEVLTLETGNIYETVMILAKRANQISSELKEELNQKLQEFASYTDNLEEIFENREQIEISKFYERLPKPTLIAFEELKEGEIYHRNPTRENKKRI, from the coding sequence ATGGATTACAAGAAAACAAAAGCAGCTCCGTCAACTATTTCACGCGATCTTGAAGTTTTGACTTTGGAAACCGGAAATATTTACGAAACCGTAATGATTCTTGCTAAAAGAGCAAATCAGATTTCGTCGGAATTAAAAGAAGAGCTTAACCAGAAATTACAGGAATTTGCTTCGTATACCGACAATTTGGAGGAAATCTTTGAAAACAGGGAACAAATTGAGATTTCTAAATTTTACGAGCGTTTGCCAAAGCCAACTCTTATTGCGTTTGAAGAATTAAAAGAAGGTGAAATTTATCACCGTAACCCAACGCGCGAGAACAAAAAACGTATCTAA
- the coaBC gene encoding bifunctional phosphopantothenoylcysteine decarboxylase/phosphopantothenate--cysteine ligase CoaBC produces MRLKGKNIILGITGSIAAYKAAMLLRLFIKEGAEVQVVITPAGKEFITPVTLSALSDKPVISEFFGANDGTWNSHVDLGLWADVMVIAPATASTMGKMANGIADNMLITTYLSAKCPVMVAPAMDLDMFAHPSTQRNISILREYGNIIVEPGEGELASGLTGKGRMEEPEKILEAVIQQFGVKKKLLNKSFLVTAGPTFEKIDPVRFIGNYSSGKMGYAIAEELAEQGAEVTLVSGPVSVTTQKTGVTVVHVESAEEMYNASVEYFRTVDGAIMCAAVADFTPAKKQEEKTKRGKENWHIELQPTKDIAAELGKLKTNKQLLVGFALETNNERANAEGKLLKKNLDFIVLNSLKDKGAGFGVDTNKITIIEKGNKQTDFELKDKAEVAKDIVAKIIELNN; encoded by the coding sequence ATGAGGCTCAAAGGAAAAAATATTATACTAGGAATAACAGGAAGTATTGCAGCTTATAAGGCAGCAATGCTTCTTCGGCTTTTTATAAAGGAGGGTGCCGAAGTGCAAGTGGTAATAACACCTGCCGGAAAAGAATTTATTACACCCGTTACTTTATCAGCATTGTCGGATAAACCTGTTATTAGCGAGTTTTTTGGAGCAAACGATGGTACGTGGAATAGCCATGTTGACCTTGGATTGTGGGCCGATGTAATGGTTATTGCGCCAGCAACCGCATCAACCATGGGAAAAATGGCCAACGGTATTGCCGATAATATGTTGATAACAACATATCTGTCGGCTAAATGTCCGGTAATGGTGGCACCTGCCATGGATCTCGATATGTTTGCACATCCTTCAACACAACGAAATATTTCTATTCTGAGAGAGTACGGAAATATTATTGTTGAACCCGGCGAAGGAGAATTAGCCAGCGGTTTAACTGGCAAAGGAAGGATGGAAGAACCTGAAAAAATTCTCGAAGCAGTTATTCAACAGTTCGGAGTAAAAAAAAAACTTCTGAATAAATCTTTCCTGGTAACTGCTGGTCCTACTTTCGAAAAAATTGATCCTGTTCGTTTTATTGGTAACTATTCTTCAGGAAAAATGGGGTATGCCATTGCCGAAGAACTGGCCGAACAAGGTGCTGAAGTAACTTTAGTATCGGGTCCTGTTTCAGTTACTACTCAGAAAACTGGTGTAACCGTGGTTCATGTTGAATCGGCAGAAGAGATGTATAATGCATCGGTTGAGTATTTTAGAACTGTAGATGGCGCAATAATGTGCGCAGCAGTTGCCGATTTTACTCCAGCAAAAAAGCAGGAGGAAAAAACAAAACGCGGAAAAGAAAACTGGCATATCGAGCTGCAACCAACAAAAGATATTGCTGCCGAATTAGGTAAATTGAAGACCAACAAGCAGCTTTTGGTAGGTTTTGCTCTGGAAACCAACAACGAACGGGCAAATGCGGAAGGTAAGCTTCTGAAAAAAAATCTTGATTTTATTGTGCTGAATTCGTTGAAGGACAAGGGAGCCGGATTTGGTGTTGATACCAATAAAATAACGATCATCGAAAAGGGCAATAAACAAACCGATTTTGAGTTAAAAGATAAAGCTGAGGTAGCAAAAGATATCGTAGCAAAAATTATAGAATTGAATAATTAG